From the genome of Cydia amplana chromosome 24, ilCydAmpl1.1, whole genome shotgun sequence:
ATGGAGTATTCTTTgtaaactatttttaaaatgttttatctatagtGTAGTTTGTTGCATGTTAGTAtagtttatataaaataaatatggattGTGTAGTCAATAAATGTATATAAAGCAATgttgtaattttattacattccATTGTACATACTTCCCCAGAAATACTTCGACATTTACTTTGTTTTAGTTGAATTATCGTgtgagtaataaaaatatttttctaaattatttgtgaacgtatttttgggccacctGTAGTATTAACCCTCTGTCTTAGAAAGGCAACACCATTCGGCCTAAGCAACTACTCAAAAGTATTGAAGTAAATTAACACGTTCATTGTCCCTCTTCAAGCTCATAGGATTTGCCGTACCTATAGGTAGTTcgctttttttagcattagaattaaggtaaacaatcttgacgtgtcttttaattgaaaaacacattttaaaaataagttacggtaaatatgtaacaattattaatctaatacgatcttttatagtctttttattgaaaaacacgttttaaaaataaataatggcaaaatatgtaacaattatgaatcgaatacgatcatttatattcttctgctttcataagtaatagttactgatttgtttaaagcgtttttcaattaaaagacatgtcaagatcgcttgtatcttctttctaatgctaaaaaaaaacgaagtatagactATTTGCGCTTGCAATTCCGAGGATGTCACATGTGCGTTGCCGAGCCATGATAATAGCTGATATGTATTCTATGATTCACACCAGGGAtcagataccggtattttttgtatgggaacggaaacggtattttttcgttctttgctaattacttcatttctaattgggcaatctaataatacgaagccgtaacctaaaaacacaactgagtcctacatttcgagtataaaataattcgaaaaatatggttatttctaagtttttgcaaaaaaccggttccgatccctgattcaCACTTCCATTATTTGAAATTTCTAATAAATGAAGGTGAAATTGAGCAAAAAGCAATTGAGATTCAGTGCGGTTACAGATTCAATAACAGCTAAATGAAATTTAACGGATGATGAATATCGTTCGTCTATTGGTTTACAGTTAACACCAAGTATCCAATAGAAAATAGACGCGTATCGCACCATTTCAATATTCCGAGGGTAATTCCGAAACTGCTGCACATATCTACCctcctaaataaaaataatcactcaaCCGCGCCTATAAATacgcggcgcgccgcgccgAGCGCAGTCTCATATCAACCGCCGAACTGTAAACATCTCGCAATGACCGGCCGTGGCAAAGGAGTCAAGGGGCTCGGGAAAGGAGGCGCCAAGCGCCACAGGAAAGTTCTCCGCGACAACATTCAGGGGATCACCAAGCCAGCGATAAGAAGGCTTGCACGCCGTGGCGGCGTTAAAAGAATTTCCGGCCTCATTTACGAAGAAACTCGCGGCGTGCTGAAGGTGTTCTTAGAAAACGTGATCAGAGATGCCGTGACGTATACGGAACACGCCAAGAGGAAGACCGTTACGGCCATGGACGTAGTCTACGCGCTGAAGAGGCAAGGCAGGACGTTGTATGGTTTCGGTGGATAGACTCGaatgtgataaattatttattgagTTGATTATGGTTTGGTAATGTGAATGCTGCATGATGACAAGGCCCTTTTCAGGGCCGCAATTATTCGTGTTTCGCACAGACGTCAATCGAAATCACTGTACTTTTTACAGGTTACCAGTTTACCAGGTTACCAGTTTTTAATAGTGTGGTACCGCTCGGTGCCTACTTTTCATAAAATTGTCGAAGACACATTGTTGGCTGTGGCTCCGCACACGCGTGCCAAGTCTCCGGTACAGGATTCTCACTTGTACGGGAACTTGGTTTTTCTCGTACAAGTGAGAATGCCAGATACTTGGTACGCGTGTGCGGAGCAGAAGCAAACATGAAAAGCCAGAGCACATCGCCTGCGTGTGCGAATGCGTAGACGTGGGCGTGTGCTAAAATATTTGAGCCGCGcacacacgtcacgcaagcggtgtgccgtctctcacaAGAATCTGTACTGTACGCACGCCCACGAATccagtgtgcacaggcctttaatgCCAATCCATACTCAtccatatttaatattataaatgcaaaagtgtgTCTTtccgtctgttacctcttcacgcttaaatcgctgaacggatttagtttaaatttggcatagagatagtttgagtcccggggaaggacataggatagtttttatgtcggaagtcatccctaGACAGGGTGAAAAGGGAGGTGGAAATTAGAAAAGCAATGCtcaaattgaatgattgctattaCACTTTATCcagtcgctatacttactttagCTGATGTTACTGattctacgcagacgaagtcgcgggcaaaagctagtaggtatataattcctTCGTTCCTTTCCGGAAATTCATTTCTTTCAGTACGTAATAAGACTATTAGGTAGTAGGTAGACGTAAGTATGAAACTCAAAATAAAAACTAGTGTGCTACCCTGTCAGCTAGGGTTAATATtgttatttgttgttattttatatttattatgttatgggtacctatgtacctatacatatgaaTTCAATGCACACAGCGTAAATGATTGTGTGGcctgtagtaggtacctacctagtgtgTATATGAAAAGgaaagtaatagttatttgttttacaagggggcaaagttgttgtttaaccgctcgtgctaatattgatacccgagcaagcaaaagattccaaaattgaaccacgagcatagcgagtggttcgaaaaatggaatcttgagcgttgcgagggtttcaaagcacgagggttaaacaacaactttgcccccgagtgaaacacaaaatttttcaccacaccaacccgaagcaaatattaaatgtaaaatatcaaacaaaatcaaaccaaatcaaatccaaatgaatgttattaaatatttatcatccaaaatcatcatttaaaagtcaattctaccagcaaacataagaaaacaactcaaaatttgcttttgattgctttGCCTCAcatatgaataaaatgcaactttgctatcagtttttgaagtgcaaagtaagcctttccgagctggtgtggtgtataattattaattatcttagcaatacttaagtaggtacagtaaacACCACACTGTTGTTACTAAAGGTACGTTTGTTCAAAGTAATGGGTATTTTTGAAAATCTTAGTGTTTTCGTATGAATTTGTACGCACATTTCGGTGTTGATGgtacaatttttaaataaaataaacaacggTTATTGAGCatcactaaatttaaaacagcggGTAGTTATACTTTTGTTAATCTAATCCACCCTCAAATTAACAAAAAACCTTTCCCGCTAATCCTATAAAAGCAGAGTCGACTCAACCCTGTTTGCAGAAAATAAGACAGCGATTTGGAAgcttagttaggttaggttaagttagttaggttagggttaCGTACGTTTAAAAATCAGCATCAAGCATCGGAATGTAACTAATTAATTATAGTTTGACAAGACAAGGCCCTTTTCAGGGCCGCAGTTTTTCGTGTTTCGCACAGACGTCAATTACCTCAAAATATAGTCTTAAGAAGTACCCAAAGAGCAAAGTAATATGGAAGTACCCATCAGTGGTGGTGAATCAAAAATATACGAAGTCAAGCCAGAGCTGATAAAGGTTCTCTTAGAGAAAATGCGTAACTATCTCTAATATTGACGTCCTGTTAACTGGTACCTAAGTATACCAACATACCACCTGTTGCAGTTGGTACGTTATtggtttatacctacttacgagaGTACCTTACGTACTACGAGTCGTCACCTGACACTCGTGTACCTACTGCACATGAAACTGATAACATTATCTAAGTTGTCTCAATCTTAAGTatgataaaatgttattttttctaACGCATAAATAATTATGCAATACCGACAATACCTAACTGTCTCTCTAATACGTACCTACTGTCCTAACATTAATATCTTAACTTACTTGTACCTAAGCAAATACTTAATTTCGTTCTATTAAGTTGACTCTTTGTAGTGGCGTTTTGTGGATTGGTGAAGTTTTTTATTAGGTAGTATGTTCATGAATCATAAACCTAAATCtaaaggtaggtaagtaggtacatatcattatataggtatataatacatTACCTTCCAACATTGCGGTTAAATAAAGTAACGGTAAATTAACGGCTAAGCATTGTGTAGGCGTGGgtacttgaattttaagaaaatCAATCTACCCTCATTTGCAATAAAACATCTGACACTTATCATAGTGGGGGCAAAGCTAGACTATATAAACGACACGCATACTAGATTCCTCGCACAAAGCAAGACAgtacattatattaatattatacacacACTATAGTTAAGTTAGGTTAAGTTAGAAATCATTTAACAAAATGGCTCGTACGAAACAAACAGCGCGGAAATCCACAGGAGGGAAGGCCCCGCGAAAGCAGTTGGCCACAAAAGCAGCACGGAAGAGCGCCCCGGCGACCGGCGGAGTGAAGAAACCACACAGATACAGACCGGGCACGGTCGCGCTTCGAGAAATAAGAAGATACCAGAAGAGCACAGAACTCCTTGTTAGAAAGCTGCCTTTCCAACGACTCGTTCGTGAGATCGCACAAGACTTCAAAACGGACTTGAGGTTCCAGAGCTCGGCCGTGGCGGCTCTTCAAGAAGCGAGCGAAGCGTATCTAGTAGCACTGTTCGAAGACACGAACTTGTGCGCTATCCACGCTAAGCGCGTCACGATTATGCCGAAGGATATCCAGCTAGCGAGGAGGGTGCGGGGA
Proteins encoded in this window:
- the LOC134659110 gene encoding histone H4-like, whose product is MTGRGKGVKGLGKGGAKRHRKVLRDNIQGITKPAIRRLARRGGVKRISGLIYEETRGVLKVFLENVIRDAVTYTEHAKRKTVTAMDVVYALKRQGRTLYGFGG
- the LOC134659343 gene encoding histone H3-like, whose protein sequence is MARTKQTARKSTGGKAPRKQLATKAARKSAPATGGVKKPHRYRPGTVALREIRRYQKSTELLVRKLPFQRLVREIAQDFKTDLRFQSSAVAALQEASEAYLVALFEDTNLCAIHAKRVTIMPKDIQLARRVRGERA